DNA from Thermococcus alcaliphilus:
TAGGTCAAAAGGGGCTTGCCATGGATCTGGTAGTTCTCGGGCATGTTGCGATTGACCACATAATCTTTCCAGACAAGAGAGAGATAGTTCTCCCGGGAGGGGCAGCTGCCGCTGTTGCAACTTCTGCCGCTCTAAGTGGAGCCAAAGTGGGGTTGGTTACAAAGGTCGGGAAGAACTTTCCCACGGAGTGGCTGAAAAACCTTGAAAGAATCCTAGACATTAAGGGAGTGCACGTTCTCGAAGGAAAGACAATGCACATATACATGATCTACCACGAAGACGGGAGCGTCGATGCGCCGGTGGAGATAGGAGTGGCAGAGAAGATGGGTGAAACAGAGATTCCGAAAGATTACCTAAACGCGAAAATATTTCACATCTCTCCAATACCACCGGAAGAGCAGCTAAAGGCGATAGAAAGACTAAAAGGCAAGAGGGTTACCCTAGATTTCAACCCGACTTACATAGAGGAATACAAGACAAAAAGAGAGCTCATGAAGGATATAGTGTCAAAAGTGGAGATAGTTTTTCCAAACGAAAGAGAGGCAAAAACGATAACCGGAGAAAAGGACATCAAAAAAGCTGCCGAAAAGCTTCACAAATGGGGAGCTAAAATTGTCGTGGTGACTATGGGAGAAAAGGGGGTTCTGCTTTATGATGGGAAAGATTTCAAAAAGTTCAATGCACTTCCAGTAGAGGAAATCGTGGATCCAACCGGAGCTGGGGATGCTTTTGCTGGCGGCTTTCTAGCTTATTATGCAAGAGAAAAAAACCTCGAAGAGTGCATAAAGCAAGGATTGATGAGGGCAAGAGAGGTGCTTAAGAAAAAAGGAAGCTGGAGCATCTAATCACTTGTGACTATCCTTGAGAATACATAGAGGGCAATTAGAATAAGAACGGCAACTGCAGTGACCTCGAACTTGGGCATGACCAAAGAGAGCCCCATTATGAGGGCGTAGGTAGGAATGGCCAATAGAGAAGCTACGGTCAAGATTAAATAATGCTCTCTGGGAGCTTTTTCCCTATCTAAGTAAGCGGACTCAATAAAGATTAAGGCTAAAGCCACTATTAGAACTCCCAGAGCACCTCCTATCTTGTAATATACCAGAAAGCCTATAACGGCCATCAAAAACAATGTGCCAAAGAAATACGAGAGAAACGCCAGGGGAGCAAGTGCTAAGACCGGGAGGAGCTGTTTGTAGCTAAGCAAGATGAAAAACAAGATTACAAGCGGTATCGGTGAGAACTTTATCCTCATAACTTAATCACCTCTGCAATGGCGCTTCTAAGAGGCTTTCTGGTGTCCCAATCTATTATCAGGGCATAGGCGGAAAGCTTCCTCAAGTATGCTTTCCTCTTGAGGTCTAGCATCTTAACCGCC
Protein-coding regions in this window:
- a CDS encoding carbohydrate kinase family protein, whose product is MDLVVLGHVAIDHIIFPDKREIVLPGGAAAAVATSAALSGAKVGLVTKVGKNFPTEWLKNLERILDIKGVHVLEGKTMHIYMIYHEDGSVDAPVEIGVAEKMGETEIPKDYLNAKIFHISPIPPEEQLKAIERLKGKRVTLDFNPTYIEEYKTKRELMKDIVSKVEIVFPNEREAKTITGEKDIKKAAEKLHKWGAKIVVVTMGEKGVLLYDGKDFKKFNALPVEEIVDPTGAGDAFAGGFLAYYAREKNLEECIKQGLMRAREVLKKKGSWSI